One region of Culex pipiens pallens isolate TS chromosome 2, TS_CPP_V2, whole genome shotgun sequence genomic DNA includes:
- the LOC120413862 gene encoding ATP-dependent RNA helicase WM6, with protein MADNDDLLDYEDEDQTEQVAAEPAEQPKKDVKGTYVSIHSSGFRDFLLKPEILRAIVDCGFEHPSEVQHECIPQAVLGMDILCQAKSGMGKTAVFVLATLQQLEPTESVPYVLVMCHTRELAFQISKEYERFSKYMPSIKVAVFFGGLPIQKDEEVLKSTNPHIIVGTPGRVLALIRNKKLNLKHLKHFILDECDKMLEQLDMRRDVQEIFRNTPHGKQVMMFSATLSKDIRPVCKKFMQDPMEVYVDDETKLTLHGLQQHYVKLKENEKNKKLFELLDVLEFNQVVIFVKSVQRCMALAQLLTEQNFPAIGIHRGMVQEERLSRYQQFKDFQKRILVATNLFGRGMDIERVNIVFNYDMPEDSDTYLHRVARAGRFGTKGLAITFVSDEGDAKILNEVQDRFDVNITELPDEIDLSSYIEGR; from the exons ATGGCCGATAACGACGATCTTCTGGACTACGAGGACGAGGACCAGACCGAGCAGGTGGCGGCGGAGCCGGCCGAGCAGCCCAAGAAGGACGTCAAGGGCACGTACGTGTCGATTCACAGCTCCGGCTTCCGGGACTTTCTGCTCAAGCCGGAGATTCTGCGCGCCATCGTCGACTGCGGCTTCGAGCATCCGTCGGAGG TGCAACACGAATGTATCCCGCAGGCGGTGCTCGGCATGGACATTCTGTGCCAGGCCAAGTCCGGTATGGGAAAGACGGCGGTGTTCGTGTTGGcgacgctgcagcagctggaacCGACGGAGAGCGTCCCATACGTGCTGGTGATGTGCCACACGCGCGAGCTGGCGTTCCAGATTAGCAAAGAGTACGAGCGCTTCTCCAAGTACATGCCCAGCATCAAGGTCGCCGTGTTCTTCGGCGGTCTGCCCATCCAGAAGGACGAGGAGGTGCTCAAGTCCACGAACCCGCACATCATCGTCGGAACGCCCGGCCGCGTGCTCGCGCTGATCCGGAACAAGAAGCTGAACCTGAAACACCTGAAGCACTTCATCCTGGACGAGTGCGACAAGATGCTGGAACAGCTTG ACATGCGCCGCGACGTGCAGGAAATTTTCCGCAACACGCCGCACGGCAAACAAGTCATGATGTTCTCGGCCACGCTCAGCAAGGACATCCGGCCGGTGTGCAAAAAGTTCATGCAAGAC cccATGGAAGTGTACGTGGACGACGAAACGAAGCTGACCCTGCACGGCCTCCAGCAGCACTACGTCAAGCTGAAGGAGAACGAGAAGAACAAAAAGCTGTTCGAGCTGCTCGACGTGCTCGAGTTCAACCAGGTCGTCATCTTCGTCAAGTCGGTCCAGCGCTGTATGGCTCTGGCCCAGCTCCTGACCGAGCAAAACTTCCCCGCCATCGGCATCCACCGCGGCATGGTCCAGGAGGAGCGCCTCTCGCGGTACCAGCAGTTCAAGGACTTTCAGAAGCGAATCCTCGTCGCGACGAACCTGTTTGGGCGCGGCATGGACATTGAGCGCGTCAACATCGTGTTCAACTACGACATGCCGGAGGACTCGGACACGTATCTGCATCGGGTGGCGCGCGCCGGGCGGTTCGGAACGAAGGGGCTGGCCATCACGTTCGTGTCGGACGAGGGCGACGCGAAGATCCTGAACGAGGTGCAGGACCGGTTCGACGTCAACATCACCGAGCTGCCGGACGAAATCGATCTCTCGTCGTACA TTGAAGGACGATAA